From Spiroplasma endosymbiont of Amphimallon solstitiale:
TCATTTGATGAGTAAATCTTGATGAACTAACTCGTTGTAGTTAATTCTTTTAATTATGTAGAAAAGTATGGATGACCAAAAATTATTCATCAATTTACACTTAAAATATTATTTTTAATTAAAAATTTGTTAAAAGTAACATTATTTAGTGTAAAAATTCTCTAAAAATAACACTTTATCATGTATCATTACTTTTCTACAAAATTAAAGCAATAATCTAAAATTTTAAAAATTTTAATTTCATCTTTTTTAACATTTTTTAAAATTTCATCTTTATATTTTTCATAATAATTATATTCTAAATTAATAATATCTAAAAAATCAAATCCTGTTTTAGTTAAAAATTGCATTATTTTTCAATATTCTTTACTATTTGTAGTTAATTTTATTTCTTTGCCTAATATACTAGCAAAATTGAGGCTTTTTAGAAATCTGTGTATCTTTGTTTTACAAAGTACTAGTTCAGATTAATTCTATCTTCAAATTTTATCATAAAATGAGCAATTGCTGTATTTCAATTTTGAATAGGCAATGTTCATTTTTTTGTTATATTTTCAATTGCTAAATAAAATATTTTAAAAACTGACATATCATTAGGAAAAGCTTTTTTGTTTCTAATAACTTTTCGTAATTGACTATTAACAGATTCAATAGCATTTGTTGTATAAATTACTCTTTTGATTTCTGCAGGATAACTAATAAAAATCATCAAATTTTCTCAATTTTTATATCAAGATTTAGCAATTTGGGGATATTGTTTATTTCATTTACTTTCAAATGATTCTAAAGCTTGCATTGCTTGTTCTTCACTACATGCACTATAAATTGGTTTTAAATCTGTAACTAGAGTTTTTCGATGTTTGTATGAAACATATTTTAAACTATTTCGAATTTGATGAACAATGCATAATTGATGTTCTGTTTTAGGATAAACTGCTTGTATTGCTTCTGACATGCCTGTTAAATTATCACTACAAGCAATCAAAATATCATTTAAGCCTCGATTTTTCATTTCTGTGAAATTAGCTAATCAAAATTTAGCACCTTCATTTTCACTAATTCATAAGCCTAAAACATCTTTTTTACCTTCTAAATCAACTCCTAATGCTATATAAACTGATTTATTAATAATCCGTTTATCTTGTCGAACTTTAACTACTATACAATCAAAATAAACAATCGGATAAATGCTTTCTAATGGTCGATTTTGTCATGTTTTGACATCATCAATAACATCATCAGTAATTTGACTAATAACACTTTCACTAATATCAGCACCATGATATAACTCTTGTAACTGCATTCTAATGTCAGATAGAGTCATACCTTTTGCATATAGTGAAAGCACTTGTTGATCAAAACCATCAAATCTTCGCTGTCTTTTTGCAACTATTACAGGAGTAAAATCACTATTGCGATCTCTTGGTACATCAATCTCAATTTTACCTTGTTGAGTTATTAATTTTTTTGAACTTGTACCATTACGAGCATTTTCAGTATTACTATGTTGATTTTTTTCATATCCTAAATAATTTTGCATTTCAGAATTCAACATTTTTTCAACTAAACGTTTTGTTAATTCTTTATATAAACCCCCTTCTTTAAAAACTGTTGTTAAATCTTCAGTATTTTCTAATAATAAATCTACTGCTTTTGATATTGGATCATTATTATTAATATTTTGTTTTTTAGCCATCTGTAACTCACTCTTTCTAGTCATTTAATTATATTTACTAGAATTAATTAAACATAGTTATTTTTGTAAGTTACACAGATTACTAAACATTGCCAAAATATATTTTTATATGGTATTTTTAATATTAAAGAGGTGATTTTAAATGAATAAAAATACAGTAAAAGAAATTTTAAATAATTTGTCTGATAAAGATTTTATTGAGATTTTTAGAGAAAATAAAACTAGAATTAAACAAATTGAGAAAAAAGAAAAATTTGAAGCAGTCGAACAAAAATTCAAAGAGAAAGGGATTCAATGTCCAGATTGTAGTTCTTTTTTGTGTACTAAATATGGTAGTAAAAATTATAAGCAAAGATATAAATGTAAAAGTTGTAATATTACTTTTCATGCTTTTAAAAATCATTATTTTTATTGAAGTCATTTATCTCATGATCAATGAGATTTATTGATACAAATAGCTACTTTAGGTCAATCTGCTTACATTATTTCTCAATTTATTAATACTACAAATAAAACTGCCTGATTTAATCGTCAAAAATTTATGAAATCAACACAATTAGTAAAAACACAAAATCAATTTGTAAAATTAAAAGCTAGAATTGAAGTTGACGAAACTTTTATCAAAGAAATTCATAAAGGAAACTTTAAAGATCCAAATGATCCAAGAAAACAATGAATTGAAGAAAATGCTAAAGATTTAAATTGTTGTATTCAAATGGCAATTGATGAAAACCGAAATATCTATGCTCAAACAACAAATACTAAAAGATTAAATAAAAAATGAGTACAAGAAAACTTAACATCGAAACTTATCGAAGAAAATTCAATTATAGTTTGTGATATGCAAGTATTATATGATACAGTAGCTAAACAAACTAAATCCACTATCCAGCAGTTTAAATCAAAAGAAAATAAAGAATTAAATTATAAAAAATTAAGTAATGTCAGTAAAATACAATCAAGTTTAAAAGAATTTATTACTCATTACCATGGCATTGGATTTACCAATATTCAAAATTACCTCAATTTATGGAAATGAAAATATCAACACTACGGATTAACCCCTTATCAAAAATCCAATGTGTTATATTTCAGTTTGTAAAAAAAATAAATCCCAAAATTTAATAAAATCAAATTTTAAGTCAAGTTGATGACTTTTTTTATTTTACCACTACTTTTCTACAAAATTAAAAGTATTTTCACGTCGTAGAACAAAGAAAATGGTTAAGAAAGGCATTATGCCTCCAAGTTATAGTGGCGAAGCAATGGCTATGACTTTATTTTTTCCTAGACATTGGTTAAAAAGGTATAATTCACGTGCTTTACATTATGTGCATGAACTTAAAAGTGAATTGTCACCTAAGAAATACCTTAAAGAAGCAAGTAGTATTGATATGACTTATAGTGATATTAAATCTGCTGGTTTGGATAAATTAGATAATATTTTAAAGAAGAAAGATAAACCTAAAAATAAAGATAAATAAAAATGATTATAGTCCCAGTGAACCTACTGGGACTATAATTTGGGTGAGCCACGTAGTGGCGAGGGACGTAGTCCCTATATACTTGATAATATTTTTTTTACACTTATAAAGGTTAAAAAATAAAAATAAAATTTAATTTTCAATACTGATAATAAAATATTAAATAAATATTTAATTAAAATTAAAATGAAAAAAATTATTAAAGTGAAAAATAATTAATTAAAAAAAAGAAAATCATGTAAAATATATTTATAGTTGTTCAAGTTTTAATAATTAATGATGCTAATTTTTTTTATATTACTATTAATTATTTAATACCACCTAAATAACTTAAAAATAACGCTACATTTTACTAATATATTCAATGATACAAAACATAATAATTTTAGAAAGAGTGATAAACTATGAAAAATATTATTCATACTCCTAATGCTCCTGCTGCCATTGGGCCATATAGTCAAGCAATAATTGCAGGTGACTTTTTATATATTTCTGGGCAATTACCAATTAATAGTAAAACAGGTGAATTTATTGGCACTGACATTTCTTCACAAACTAAGCAAAGTTTATTAAATATTAAAGCAATTTGTGAAGCTGCTAATATTACTTTAAATAATATTGTAAAAGTTAATATTTTCTTAAAAGACTTAAATCACTTTGTTGAAATGAATAAAGTTTATGGAGAAATATTTGGTGCACACGCTCCAGCAAGAGCAGCAGTTCAAGTTGCTAGAATTCCCAAAGATGCATTAATTGAAATTGAAGCAATTGCTTATTTAAAATAATTTTTATAATTTTATTTTTTTTATTGCATATATAAATTTTTAACTATAAAATTAAATCAAGATTTATTTAGAAAAAGTACTTTAAAATTTAAAAAGTTTCTTTAATTTTGTAGAAAAGTAATGATACATGATAAAGTGTTATTTTTAGAGAATTTTTACACTAAATAATGTTACTTTTAACAAATTTTTAATTAAAAATAATATTTTAAGTGTAAATTGATGAATAATTTTTGGTCATCCATACTTTTCTACATAATTAAAAAAAAGTTTTATTCATATAATAATGATATTAGTAAAATAAACTAATATCATTTTTAATGATACATTACTACACTTTCCAAGAGGCTTTTTAGAAATCTGTGTATCTTTGTTTTACAAAGTACTAGTTCAGATTAATTCTGTCTTCAAATTTTATCATAAAATTAGCAATTGCTGTATTTCAATTTTGAATAGGCAATGTTCATTTTTTTGTTATATTTTCAATTGCTAAATAAAATATTTTAAAAACTGACATATCATTAGGAAAAGCTTTTTTGTTTCTAATAACTTTTCGTAATTGACTATTAACAGATTCAATAGCATTTGTTGTATAAATTACTCTTTTGATTTCTGCAGGATAACTAATAAAAATCATCAAATTTTCTCAATTTTTATATCAAGATTTAGCAATTTGGGGATATTGTTTATTTCATTTACTTTCAAATGATTCTAAAGCTTGCATTGCTTGTTCTTCACTACATGCACTATAAATTGGTTTTAAATCTGTAACTAGAGTTTTTCTTTAATTTTGTAGAAAAGTAATGATACATGATAAAGTGTTATTTTTAGAGAATTTTTACACTAAATAATGTTACTTTTAACAAATTTTTAATTAAAAATAATATTTTAAGTGTAAATTAATGAATAATTTTTGGTCATCCATACTTTTCTACATAATTAAAAGAGTTTTTCGATGTTTGTATGAAACATATTTTAAACTATTTCGAATTTGATGAACAATGCATAATTGATGTTCTGTTTTAGGATAAACTGCTTGTATTGCTTCTGACATGCCTGTTAAATTATCACTACAAGCAATCAAAATATCATTTAAGCCTCGATTTTTCATTTCTGTGAAATTAGCTAATCAAAATTTAGCACCTTCATTTTCACTAATTCATAAGCCTAAAACATCTTTTTTACCTTCTAAATCAACTCCTAATGCTATATAAACTGATTTATTAATAATCCGTTTATCTTGTCGAACTTTAACTACTATACAATCAAAATAAACAATCGGATAAATGCTTTCTAATGGTCGATTTTGTCATGCTTTGACATCATCAATAACATCATCAGTAATTTGACTAATAACACTTTCACTAATATCAGCACCATGATATAACTCTTGTAACTGCATTCTAATGTCAGATAGAATCATACCTTTTGCATATAGTGAAAGCACTTGTTGATCAAAACCATCAAATCTTCGCTGTCTTTTTGCAACTATTACAGGAGTAAAATCACTATTGCGATCTCTTGGTACATCAATCTCAATTTTACCTTGTTGAGTTATTAATTTTTTTGAACTTGTACCATTACGAGCATTTTCAGTATTACTATGTTGATTTTTTTCATATCCTAAATAATTTTGCATTTCAGAATTCAACATTTTTTCAACTAAACGTTTTGTTAATTCTTTATATAAACCTCCTTCTTTAAAAACTGTTGTTAAATCTTCAGTATTTTCTAATAATAAATCTACTGCTTTTGATATTGGATCATTATTATTAATATTTTGTTTTTTAGCCATCTGTAACTCACTCTTTCTAGTCATTTAATTATATTTACTAGAATTAATTAAACATAGTTATTTTTGTAAGTTACACAGATTACTAAACATTGCCGAAATTTTAGATATTAAAGCAATTAGTGATATTGTCCATCAATATAATCCACAAATTCAAGTAATTGTTGATAATACTTTTTCTACACCAATCATTACTAAACCTTTAATTTTTGGTGCTGATATTGTTATCCATTCAGCAACAAAGTATATTAACGGTCATTCTGATGTTATGGCCGGAATTGTTTGTGGTAAAAGTACTTTAATAAATAAAATTCGTTTTAAAGGATTAAAAGATTTAACAGAAGCTGTATTATCACCTCATGATGCCTTTCTTGTTTTAAGAGGACTATCAACTTTAGAATTACGATTATGAAGAGCTTGCAAAAATGCAAGAATAATTGCAGCAAGATTAAAAGAACATCCTAAGATTAAAAAAGTATTTTATCCTAGACTAACTAATTCAGCAACAGAACAAGTACTTTATGAACAACAAATGAAATTACCAGGAGCAATGATTAGTTTCGAATTAAAATGTGGATATGATGGAGGAATCAAACTATTAAATAATTTAAAATTAATAATTTTGGCAGTTTCTTTAGATGGAGTTGAGTCATTAATTGAACATCCTGCTTCAATGACACATTCTACTTATAATGCACAAGAATTAGCAGATGCAAATATTTCAGAAGGTCTTGTTCGTCTTTCAATTGGTATTGAATATGTTGAAGATTTGTGAAATGATTTGGAACAAGCATTAAAAAAACTATAATAATTATTTATATATAAAAAATAGACTCATGAGTCTATTTTTCATTTATAAATAAAACAATTTATTAGCAATATGCAACCATCAATAACATGTTTCCACTTAAACAAAAATCAGTATAACCATTTGGTAAAATAAATGAGTCACCTTTTTTAATACTAGTATCATCAATTATACCATTACCATCCAATACTGAGATTTGCAATCATCTAGTATTAGGATAACTATAATGCTTAATTCCCTCATTAATTAATTTAATTAACTTAAAAAACTTATTATCAACTAAATAATTATCATGGCCATTAGCTTCACTACTATTTAAATCAGGGGCTAAAACAATAGTTGATGCTTCTTTCAAATGCAAATTTCGTAAATTACCAAGTTCATCTTTACGATCATAATCATATAAACGATATGTAATATCTGATGATTGTTGTAGTTCAAAAACCATAGTATGTGCTAATAAGCCATGAATTTTTAGAGAAGGAACATAAATAAATTGATCTTTTTTAATTGGAATATATTTTAATAGTTTATGTCATTGTTCTTTTGCCAATCATTGATTAAACTGATCTTTGGTTTTAGCATTATGACCCAAAATAACTCTACCTTTGGGTAAACATTCTAATATATATCAACATTCAGTTTTTCCTAAACATTGATGATTTTTTTCTGCGAATTTATCATCAGGGTGAATTTGAACGCTTAAACTATCATTTGCGTCTAAAATTTTTGTTAACAACGGATATTCTTTATTAATCACACTACCTGAACTATCAAGATTAGCAAATAAACTAGGTTGCTGTTTAAACAATTCTGCTAAACTTAATCCCTTATACTCGCCATTTAAAACATAACTCATTCCATTGGGATGAGCACTAACTAATCATGCTTCACCAATTGGTGTATTTTTAGGTAAATCAAAATTAAATTTGTATGCTAATTTTTGACTACCTCATAATTTGCGAATAAAAGCAGGTTTTAAAAAAATTATTTGTGATGTGCTATTATTCATATTCACTCTCCTAAACTTTGATTATTTGTTCAATTAAACTTTATTTTTACTATTTTTAGATTTAGATTTTTTGCTATTAAATATTTTAATGATTCTTTCATTCATTAATTTAAAAACCTTAATATTACGTGATTGAATAATTAATAATCCACCATATACTAAACAAGTAACAATACTTCCAACAATAATGGCTAAAAAGAATAAAAGAATACTTACCCAAAGCGCATAATTAACTGAACTAACT
This genomic window contains:
- a CDS encoding IS256 family transposase, which codes for MAKKQNINNNDPISKAVDLLLENTEDLTTVFKEGGLYKELTKRLVEKMLNSEMQNYLGYEKNQHSNTENARNGTSSKKLITQQGKIEIDVPRDRNSDFTPVIVAKRQRRFDGFDQQVLSLYAKGMTLSDIRMQLQELYHGADISESVISQITDDVIDDVKTWQNRPLESIYPIVYFDCIVVKVRQDKRIINKSVYIALGVDLEGKKDVLGLWISENEGAKFWLANFTEMKNRGLNDILIACSDNLTGMSEAIQAVYPKTEHQLCIVHQIRNSLKYVSYKHRKTLVTDLKPIYSACSEEQAMQALESFESKWNKQYPQIAKSWYKNWENLMIFISYPAEIKRVIYTTNAIESVNSQLRKVIRNKKAFPNDMSVFKIFYLAIENITKKWTLPIQNWNTAIAHFMIKFEDRINLN
- a CDS encoding transposase-like zinc-binding domain-containing protein, whose protein sequence is MNKNTVKEILNNLSDKDFIEIFRENKTRIKQIEKKEKFEAVEQKFKEKGIQCPDCSSFLCTKYGSKNYKQRYKCKSCNITFHAFKNHYFYWSHLSHDQWDLLIQIATLGQSAYIISQFINTTNKTAWFNRQKFMKSTQLVKTQNQFVKLKARIEVDETFIKEIHKGNFKDPNDPRKQWIEENAKDLNCCIQMAIDENRNIYAQTTNTKRLNKKWVQENLTSKLIEENSIIVCDMQVLYDTVAKQTKSTIQQFKSKENKELNYKKLSNVSKIQSSLKEFITHYHGIGFTNIQNYLNLWKWKYQHYGLTPYQKSNVLYFSL
- a CDS encoding RidA family protein, translated to MKNIIHTPNAPAAIGPYSQAIIAGDFLYISGQLPINSKTGEFIGTDISSQTKQSLLNIKAICEAANITLNNIVKVNIFLKDLNHFVEMNKVYGEIFGAHAPARAAVQVARIPKDALIEIEAIAYLK
- a CDS encoding trans-sulfuration enzyme family protein is translated as MDIKAISDIVHQYNPQIQVIVDNTFSTPIITKPLIFGADIVIHSATKYINGHSDVMAGIVCGKSTLINKIRFKGLKDLTEAVLSPHDAFLVLRGLSTLELRLWRACKNARIIAARLKEHPKIKKVFYPRLTNSATEQVLYEQQMKLPGAMISFELKCGYDGGIKLLNNLKLIILAVSLDGVESLIEHPASMTHSTYNAQELADANISEGLVRLSIGIEYVEDLWNDLEQALKKL
- a CDS encoding type I phosphomannose isomerase catalytic subunit is translated as MNNSTSQIIFLKPAFIRKLWGSQKLAYKFNFDLPKNTPIGEAWLVSAHPNGMSYVLNGEYKGLSLAELFKQQPSLFANLDSSGSVINKEYPLLTKILDANDSLSVQIHPDDKFAEKNHQCLGKTECWYILECLPKGRVILGHNAKTKDQFNQWLAKEQWHKLLKYIPIKKDQFIYVPSLKIHGLLAHTMVFELQQSSDITYRLYDYDRKDELGNLRNLHLKEASTIVLAPDLNSSEANGHDNYLVDNKFFKLIKLINEGIKHYSYPNTRWLQISVLDGNGIIDDTSIKKGDSFILPNGYTDFCLSGNMLLMVAYC